In Acidobacteriota bacterium, a single window of DNA contains:
- a CDS encoding nucleotide sugar dehydrogenase, protein MKIAVLGLGYVGCVTGACLAQMGHIVLGVDVSEAKVRLLNSGQPPVLEQGLDVLVGKMVAEGRLRATLDPSEALDRADLSLVAVGTPSRGDGSANLDHVVSALEDIGRSLRSVKKFHVVAIRSTVPPGTTENLVIPTLEKVSKRRAGLDFGVSFHPEFLREGSSIYDFFNPPKTVLGTSDTRTARRLVRMWKPVKAPVFLTSFKAAEILKYADNSFHALKVSFANEIGSLCRRLDVGSEEVMRIFVQDTKLNISPLYLRPGFAFGGPCLPKDVRALGRLARKNGLNLPLIENILPSNACHLDRAVDLVLSTKRQRIGVLGLVFKSDTDDLRESPACELVKRLIAAHKRVRVYDPRVRLDRLLGANQAFIGKELPLLPRLMTPSCAELTKASDVIVLAGSHPEFELAVKGLKKGTILIDLVGLKLDLGRSGIVRKRLT, encoded by the coding sequence ATGAAGATCGCGGTACTTGGACTTGGATATGTAGGTTGCGTGACGGGTGCGTGTCTTGCCCAGATGGGGCACATCGTACTCGGCGTCGATGTCTCTGAGGCAAAAGTGCGTTTACTCAATTCCGGCCAACCGCCCGTGCTGGAGCAGGGACTGGACGTCCTGGTCGGGAAAATGGTGGCGGAAGGCAGGCTTCGAGCGACCCTCGACCCCTCAGAGGCGCTCGATCGGGCTGATCTTTCGCTGGTGGCTGTGGGTACGCCTTCACGTGGGGATGGCAGCGCCAATCTGGATCATGTTGTATCTGCGCTTGAAGATATCGGGCGCTCACTGCGTAGCGTAAAGAAGTTTCATGTGGTTGCAATCCGGAGCACCGTGCCGCCCGGGACCACCGAAAACCTGGTGATCCCCACACTTGAGAAAGTGAGCAAAAGGCGCGCAGGGCTTGATTTCGGAGTCAGCTTCCATCCCGAATTCCTTCGTGAAGGCTCCTCGATTTACGACTTTTTCAACCCGCCCAAAACGGTTCTTGGCACGAGTGATACCAGAACTGCCCGGCGCCTGGTCCGGATGTGGAAGCCTGTCAAAGCTCCCGTTTTTCTGACCTCATTCAAGGCTGCTGAAATTTTGAAATATGCTGACAACAGCTTTCACGCGCTGAAGGTCTCTTTTGCGAACGAAATCGGTTCGCTGTGCAGACGGCTTGATGTCGGGAGTGAAGAAGTCATGCGAATATTCGTCCAGGATACCAAGCTCAATATTTCGCCCTTATATCTCAGGCCTGGTTTTGCATTTGGCGGTCCCTGCCTGCCCAAAGATGTCAGGGCGCTCGGAAGGCTTGCCCGCAAGAACGGATTAAACCTTCCCCTGATAGAAAACATCCTTCCAAGCAACGCCTGCCATTTAGACAGGGCCGTGGACCTGGTGCTTTCCACAAAGAGGCAAAGGATCGGAGTTCTTGGCCTGGTATTCAAATCGGATACTGATGACCTTCGCGAGAGCCCAGCCTGTGAATTGGTGAAGAGGTTGATCGCCGCCCACAAACGGGTAAGAGTTTATGACCCGCGTGTAAGGCTTGACCGATTGTTGGGCGCCAACCAGGCCTTTATCGGCAAAGAACTTCCGTTGCTTCCGCGGCTGATGACGCCATCCTGCGCAGAACTCACAAAAGCCAGCGACGTCATCGTTCTTGCCGGGAGCCATCCCGAATTCGAACTTGCGGTTAAGGGCCTTAAAAAAGGCACAATTCTGATTGATCTCGTGGGGCTAAAGCTTGACCTGGGACGTTCCGGCATTGTCAGAAAGCGACTGACATAA
- a CDS encoding DegT/DnrJ/EryC1/StrS family aminotransferase — MPSRKHSILYRQSLPPVLEPGRGGNPIRTIPIAQVSLDRSEIRAVEQVLKSGNLRAGKITKEFETSFAASVGSPHAVAVASGTAALYLVCYALLRPGDEVIVPDFTFVATAAMVAAVGAKPVFADVNPKTFTLDAAEVERRITPRTRALIPVHLYGQPADISGLARLARRHRLKVIWDAAQAHGAQFGGRDVGSFPDAVCYSFYPTKNMTTGEGGMITTSNSSLASELRLLRSHGEVSRYRHVRLGFNFRTTDIASAIGLRQLARLPKAVRARHRNARILAKGLSGIPGLQMPEFVSGTSHAFSLFTICIDSRQAGTSRDELAKALSLRGIQTAVHYPLPLHGQPVFRGYGLDRDFPISSRLAKTVLSLPVHPGVKERDLRYIIHSAREILKA, encoded by the coding sequence ATGCCATCACGGAAGCATTCCATATTGTACCGGCAATCCTTGCCTCCAGTTCTTGAACCGGGAAGAGGAGGAAACCCTATTCGAACTATTCCAATTGCGCAAGTATCGCTCGACCGAAGTGAAATCCGGGCGGTCGAGCAGGTCCTGAAGAGCGGAAATCTCCGGGCGGGGAAAATCACCAAAGAATTTGAAACTTCTTTCGCCGCCAGCGTTGGATCTCCCCACGCCGTCGCGGTCGCATCCGGGACAGCGGCGCTCTATCTCGTCTGCTACGCGCTCCTGCGTCCGGGCGACGAAGTCATTGTTCCGGATTTTACTTTCGTTGCAACCGCAGCCATGGTAGCGGCGGTGGGCGCAAAGCCGGTTTTTGCCGACGTCAACCCAAAAACCTTTACACTTGATGCGGCCGAAGTTGAACGCCGGATCACTCCGCGAACGCGGGCATTGATTCCGGTCCATCTTTACGGCCAACCTGCTGACATCAGCGGACTGGCGCGACTGGCCCGCCGGCATCGGCTAAAAGTCATCTGGGATGCCGCCCAGGCTCACGGAGCACAATTCGGCGGGCGGGATGTGGGATCGTTCCCGGATGCTGTATGCTATTCGTTCTATCCAACAAAAAATATGACCACGGGGGAGGGCGGAATGATAACGACGTCCAATAGCTCCCTTGCTTCTGAATTACGCCTGCTCCGTTCACACGGAGAGGTGAGCCGTTACCGGCATGTCCGGCTTGGTTTCAATTTCCGCACCACAGACATCGCTTCCGCTATAGGCCTCCGCCAATTGGCCAGGCTCCCGAAAGCGGTTCGAGCACGGCACAGAAATGCCAGGATCCTTGCGAAAGGGCTCAGCGGAATCCCAGGGCTCCAAATGCCGGAATTCGTTTCTGGCACAAGCCATGCATTCAGCTTGTTTACAATTTGCATCGATTCCAGGCAGGCAGGGACCTCAAGAGATGAATTGGCAAAAGCGCTGAGTCTTCGCGGCATCCAGACAGCCGTTCACTATCCGCTCCCCCTGCACGGCCAGCCTGTATTTCGTGGTTATGGACTCGACCGGGACTTTCCTATTTCCTCGCGCCTGGCGAAAACCGTTCTATCCCTGCCAGTCCACCCGGGTGTGAAGGAACGGGACCTTCGTTACATCATTCACTCGGCCCGTGAAATTCTGAAGGCATGA